One region of Brassica napus cultivar Da-Ae chromosome A10, Da-Ae, whole genome shotgun sequence genomic DNA includes:
- the LOC106370170 gene encoding protein RESTRICTED TEV MOVEMENT 1, producing MKLNVTSIRKLKRVGRKRMEGKLMKIGPVGKHDARSTTIVNWDEGSHNGILSQIFISHNTSGIMSIQFQFVVDGKFVLSDCHGPGLGNMFDVIELTYPHEFIIGISGECYKYEGSNPHIRSLKFTTNTSEYGPFGTSSSSNEKFSFKLGRSPQLGGFHGTYDASGLQYIGFYLRPKTVQPKIDKSNAKVLESKIVLG from the exons ATGAAATTAAACGTAACATCAATAAGAAAGCTTAAGAGAGTTGGTCGTAAAAGAATGGAAGGAAAGTTGATGAAGATAGGACCAGTAGGGAAGCATGATGCTAGAAGCACAACAATTGTTAACTGGGATGAAGGAAGTCACAATGGCATCCTCTCTCAGATCTTTATATCTCATAATACCTCAGGAATCATGTCTATTCAGTTCCAGTTCGTGGTAGACGGAAAGTTTGTTTTATCCGACTGTCACGGTCCAGGTTTGGGCAACATGTTTGACGTT ATAGAGCTGACCTATCCGCACGAGTTCATAATTGGAATAAGTGGAGAGTGTTACAAATACGAAGGTAGCAATCCTCACATAAGATCTCTCAAATTCACTACCAACACTAGTGAATACGGTCCTTTTGGTACCTCCAGTTCCAGCAACGAAAAATTCTCGTTTAAACTCGGGAGATCTCCTCAGCTTGGCGGTTTCCATGGGACTTACGATGCATCCGGACTACAGTACATCGGTTTTTACCTCAGGCCTAAAACAGTTCAACCCAAAATAGATAAAAGCAATGCAAAAGTACTGGAGTCAAAGATTGTCTTGggctaa